One Vespula pensylvanica isolate Volc-1 chromosome 1, ASM1446617v1, whole genome shotgun sequence genomic region harbors:
- the LOC122628842 gene encoding F-box/SPRY domain-containing protein 1 isoform X1, whose product MDGIALNASDHVLEVIFSYLDLHTLRNCALVCKRWYRFLRDENNDVWRMHCIRTLAQEALSSDLLSSVPTYKAKLRAFYHAWNPNDCSRNVYIKPNGFTLHRNPVAQSTDACRGKIGFRHGRHAWEVIWEGPLGTVAVVGIATKEAPLLCHGYVALLGSDEHSWGWNLVDNHLLHNGDAQGSYPLLNNAPTYQIGEKIRVILDCDDNTLSFEKNYEFLGVAFRGDFFVTISNNSINHLALSYTTFYIYYQLISIRIHFTTNCTGLPDKRLYPSVSAVYGNSEISMVYIGPPLDG is encoded by the exons ATGGACGGTATCGCATTGAACGCGTCAGATCATGTCTTAGAAGtgattttctcttatctaGACTTACACACGTTAAGAAACTGTGCATTGGTATGTAAGAGGTGGTATAGATTCTTAAGGGATGAAAATAACGATGTATGGAGAATGCATTGTATTAGAACGTTAGCTCAAGAAGCACTTAGTTCTGATTTATTATCATCGGTACCCACTTACAAAGCGAAGCTTCGAGCATTTTATCATGCTTGGAATCCAAATGATTGTTCACGTAATGTTTATATCAAGCCAAATGGATTTACTTTACACAG gaaTCCTGTTGCACAAAGCACAGATGCTTGTAGAGGTAAAATAGGTTTTCGACATGGACGTCATGCATGGGAAGTGATATGGGAAGGACCATTAGGTACAGTAGCTGTTGTAGGTATAGCTACAAAAGAGGCACCTTTGTTATGTCATGGATATGTAGCTCTGCTTGGTTCTGATGAACATTCTTGGGGATGGAATCTTGTTGACAATCATTTATTACATAATGGAGATGCACAAGGCAGTTATCCATTACTTAATAATGCTCCAACATACCAG aTAGGAGAAAAAATCAGAGTCATACTAGATTGTGATGACAACACATTGTCATTCGAGAAGAATTATGAATTTCTAGGTGTAGCTTTTAGAGgtgatttttttgttactatttctaataattcgattaatcaTTTAGCACTTTCTTACACAacattctatatttattatcaattaatcaGCATCAGAATTCATTTTACAACTAACTGTACAGGGTTACCAGATAAAAGGTTATATCCATCGGTTTCTGCAGTATATGGAAATTCAGAAATATCAATGGTGTACATAGGGCCACCTCTAGATGGCTAA
- the LOC122628842 gene encoding F-box/SPRY domain-containing protein 1 isoform X2 codes for MDGIALNASDHVLEVIFSYLDLHTLRNCALVCKRWYRFLRDENNDVWRMHCIRTLAQEALSSDLLSSVPTYKAKLRAFYHAWNPNDCSRNVYIKPNGFTLHRNPVAQSTDACRGKIGFRHGRHAWEVIWEGPLGTVAVVGIATKEAPLLCHGYVALLGSDEHSWGWNLVDNHLLHNGDAQGSYPLLNNAPTYQIGEKIRVILDCDDNTLSFEKNYEFLGVAFRGLPDKRLYPSVSAVYGNSEISMVYIGPPLDG; via the exons ATGGACGGTATCGCATTGAACGCGTCAGATCATGTCTTAGAAGtgattttctcttatctaGACTTACACACGTTAAGAAACTGTGCATTGGTATGTAAGAGGTGGTATAGATTCTTAAGGGATGAAAATAACGATGTATGGAGAATGCATTGTATTAGAACGTTAGCTCAAGAAGCACTTAGTTCTGATTTATTATCATCGGTACCCACTTACAAAGCGAAGCTTCGAGCATTTTATCATGCTTGGAATCCAAATGATTGTTCACGTAATGTTTATATCAAGCCAAATGGATTTACTTTACACAG gaaTCCTGTTGCACAAAGCACAGATGCTTGTAGAGGTAAAATAGGTTTTCGACATGGACGTCATGCATGGGAAGTGATATGGGAAGGACCATTAGGTACAGTAGCTGTTGTAGGTATAGCTACAAAAGAGGCACCTTTGTTATGTCATGGATATGTAGCTCTGCTTGGTTCTGATGAACATTCTTGGGGATGGAATCTTGTTGACAATCATTTATTACATAATGGAGATGCACAAGGCAGTTATCCATTACTTAATAATGCTCCAACATACCAG aTAGGAGAAAAAATCAGAGTCATACTAGATTGTGATGACAACACATTGTCATTCGAGAAGAATTATGAATTTCTAGGTGTAGCTTTTAGAG GGTTACCAGATAAAAGGTTATATCCATCGGTTTCTGCAGTATATGGAAATTCAGAAATATCAATGGTGTACATAGGGCCACCTCTAGATGGCTAA
- the LOC122628835 gene encoding la-related protein 7 yields MVMEEQHSDMELAAEKIPVPQVQKQIEMPSVETNNRIKSISRSKPRFRKKALHAAILKQMEFYFSDANLSKDRFLGSLIKEDPYVDLSIFTRFNKIRELTTDINRIAKALQVSTMLSISDDGLKVCRITPIKQKENTEDCTVYVQNLPPGANHDWLSSIFSQYGNVAYVSIPHYKINKKIKGFAFVEFDTPEEAKICIKAFKKMDCLLPSHTNPDELLSITTFDDVEKDVTMEGKMVKMKQNEINLISDINSEVKIPNLEMFDVEMENEKDKNKQCVLKESIKIEENCNDSKKVIKRKYSSSSITDADIDVKDKMIVSEPETKKSKKYNKHVNESANNHLSDIEPENEISNENNVSQESEKMDLNEEGNEETNELSKKPKKKFKKAKSENESINEISDNTIKKENIIIENVEMTNNTNTEEVTVDEKKKKRKRKRKSRIDDDSISNIGLQIMAKKHWKYLRNKYLELQRSKMKQLKQHLKKTRNQWYNYDRTKSDKEDTEEKEKISTTDKSPRLSFIPGVIVKIELNEPCTDPRSLKAELKGNNNIKYIDVSESANEVYVRCDTPESAQSFIQKSNKEKNMIILKDEDERIYWNKILQDREEKLSKKVRVKQRGRSKLLKKAEKELGKHIKFDEV; encoded by the exons ATGGTCATGGAAGAACAGCACTCTGACATGGAATTAGCAGCAGAAAAAATTCCAGTACCACAAGTgcaaaaacaaatagaaatgcCATCTGTCGAAACGAACAATAGAATCAAAAGCATTTCACGTAGCAAACCAAGATTTAGGAAAAAGGCACTACATGCAGCCATACTTAAACAGatggaattttatttttctgatgCTAATTTAAGTAAAGATCGTTTTTTAGGAAGTCTTATTAAAGAAGATCCAT atGTTGACTTAAGTATCTTCACTAGATTTAACAAAATCCGAGAATTAACTacagatataaatagaatagCTAAAGCACTTCAAGTATCAACAATGTTATCGATTTCTGATGATGGTTTAAAAGTTTGTCGTATAACACCAAtcaaacaaaaggaaaatacgGAAGACTGTACAGTGTATGTTCAAAATTTACCACCAGGTGCAAATCATGATTGGTTAAGTTCAATTTTCTCTCAATATGGAAATGTTGCATATGTCTCCATACCTCattataagattaataaaaaaataaaaggtttTGCTTTCGTGGAATTTGATACACCAGAAGAAGCTAAAATATGCATTAAG GCTTTTAAAAAAATGGATTGTCTCTTACCTTCTCATACAAATCCTGATGAACTTTTAAGTATTACTACTTTTGATGATGTTGAAAAAGATGTCACAATGGAAGGTAAAATggtaaaaatgaaacaaaatgaaataaatttgatcaGTGATATAAATTCAGAAGTAAAAATTCCAAACCTAGAAATGTTTGATGTTGaaatggaaaatgaaaaggataaGAATAAACAATGTGTGCTTAAAGaatctattaaaatagaagagaattgCAATGACTCaaaaaaggtaataaaaagaaaatatagctCTTCTTCTATAACTGATGCAGATATTGATGTTAAAGATAAGATGATTGTATCAGAACCAGAAactaaaaaatcaaaaaaatataataaacatgtAAATGAAAGTGCAAATAACCACTTGTCTGATATTGAGCCTGAAAATGAAATctccaatgaaaataatgtttcaCAAGAGTCAGAAAAAATGGATTTAAATGAAGAAgggaacgaagaaacgaatgagCTGTCCaaaaaaccaaagaaaaagtttaagaAAGCGAAATCTGAAAATGAAAGCATTAATGAAATTTCAGACaatactattaaaaaagaaaatataataatagaaaatgttgaaatgactaataatactaatactgAAGAAGTTACagtagatgaaaaaaaaaagaaacgaaaacgtaaaagaaaaagtaggatTGATGACGATTCTATAAGTAATATAGGACTACAAATAATGGCTAAAAAACATTGGAagtatttaagaaataaatatttagaattgcaaagaagtaaaatgaaacaattgaAACAACATTTGAAGAAAACAAGGAATCAGTGGTATAACTATGATAGGACAAAATCAGATAAAGAAGAtaccgaagaaaaagaaaaaatatctaccaCAGACAAATCTCCAAGACTCTCTTTTATACCCGGAGTAAtagtaaaaattgaattaaatgaaCCATGTACAGATCCAAGAAGTTTAAAG GCGGAATTGAAaggtaataacaatataaaatatatagatgtgtCAGAAAGTGCTAATGAAGTATATGTTAGATGTGACACACCAGAATCAGCTCAatcttttattcaa